TTAGAATGgacactgcagaaaaaaggaaatatacgtttttaatatgaaaaaatattagtttttcccTCTTGTATGGAAACATGCTGGGTGTATTTACCTGTGAAATGACAGGTGAGACTTTGCTGATTTGATGACGGCCTGAGCGTCTGCAAGTGAACCAGCCATGCAGCAGAAGATCCGGTCATGAACCTGAATCACCTTGTTAATGGTTTTAGAAGATACATATTCCCTAAACAAAATGATAGACAGATTTATATGTAATATgcttttttagaatatttttatttgatactGGAAACAAATTGCTTTGGGTTCTTATTCTCATGATCACTTCAAGTTCAAGTATATTTTACTATTATATTGCTTCTGTGATGGNTATATACGCACATATATAGATATGTGCGtatattttatgcatatttataaAATCAGAACTGTAGGCTAATGTTTTGGATGTATATGATTTTGTACATAACATTGACCTATATGTCATCATATATTTAATCTTGAATATATCATTCTCTCTGCTATAACATCATGTAAAGTGACCCTTCTCCTCACCCTCCAATTGAAGCTCTGGAGTCAGATCCAATCACGACCCCTCCATCAAATATGGCAGCCAAGATGGTGGtctgaagacaaacaaaaaacaggagaGAGAGACGATAATCATAAGATAGACAGGTTTAACGCATGCTGACGCATCCATTCATGCAACCTGAAAGAAGCTATGAATCCTGGGAAGTGGAGTTCTAAAACTGTAGTGCGAagattttaaccaaaaatgcaaGCTATTTCCTCTAGGAACTTTGAAATGTACATTTGTATACGAGCTTAAATGTGAAACCTTAATAACTCACGATAAAGCATTATCTAAATGATCAACCATGATGCCAAACTGGTAACTACTCAGTTTGACATCACTTTCACTTGTAGGTAAAATCGGTCTCTCATTTTTACTCTGTAAAATTGTACAAGGGAAATAACACCATATGGCAATTATTGAAACCATGTGGATTTACTCACCCCTGTGCTGACTCCTTTGACTTTTGAGTCCGTGTAGTGTTTCTCcattttctctgtaaaatcGAAAGAAAGGAAGGATCCGTGACGCTCAGAACAGCGACCTCAACCGAGACGCGCAGGGAAGCCGCAGAAACATCAGCTATGGCGCTGTCAACTGTCCTCGAAACTCCCGGAGCTGGGTTTAATTTTGAAAACGCGACGAGGTAAGAGCTTATTTTTGACGATCATCGGTTAAAACAATCTATTAGTGAAGAAAATGATTCTTAAACTGACAAATAAAGCAGGTTTACACCTGGATCAAAAGCGAAAGtaacttttttccttcttgtttaTCTGTTTTATCAAATGTGCACAATGAAACTCTGCGTAATCTTAGTTGGtgctattatttaaaaataaatattttacagataacCATATAATCTCCCACCTGCACCCCGCTCTCACCCTCTGGCGTCTTCTCTCTAGAAATGCTGCGTTAGAGGGTCTTTTTGAAGGAGGACAGACTCCAAAACCTCTGAAAACTGGAACCACCATAGCAGGAGTTGTGTTTAAGGTGAGTgttactgaattaaaaataacaaaaatagcTTAATAGTATATTATAAGTTAACATACAATAGGATGtttgaaaaatcacaaacaaaagagttatgtttattaaacagagttaataaaactacaaagattttgttttactcaaattTTAATAAGCAGGTGCATCATCTATGAGTACACATCAAACATACAGCTGTATGACAAAAGCTTTATAGTTATTTGAGATGATgcaataatccatccatccattttctttacacccttgttgtccctcagtggggtcgggagggttgctggtgcccatctctacctagcgtaccgggcgagaggtggggtcacctggacaggtcgccagtctgttgcagggcaacacagagacacacaaccatgcacacacactaaCACCTAGAGACTAgagacaatttagacagaccaattaacctggcagtcatgttttggactgtgggaggaaaccggagtacccagagaaaacccatgcatgcacagggagaacatgcaaactccatgcagaaagaccggggccgggaatcggacccagaaccttcttgctgccaagcaacagctctaccaactgcaactgcacattaaatatgtttaaatattaaacatatttaatgtaaGTTATAAATAGTTTTAGTTAAACTATCACTTTTGTGTCCTGCTGTGTAGGATGGAGTTGTCCTGGGAGCCGACACAAGAGCCACATCCAGTGAAGTGGTGGCtgacaaaatgtgtgaaaagatcCATTTCATTTCTCCAAACATGTAGTAAGTTTGATGAGTTTTGATTGGAataaacagaagtgaaaataTGATATGGATAAAAAGTTTTCTATAATATCTAACCATCCATAGGATGTTACATCATTTGTATGccactttttatttcctccgATGTAGATTAAAAGTGATTATAAATAAAGAGTAATTAATAGGATGGTAACAATTTGAATAGTTGCTGCATGGCTCAGGACTGTTTGTCTCAGTCTTTCCTCCATATACTTGTcctcattttcctgttttggcaccatttgctgcatttgtAGTCATATCATTTTTAATAGAGAATCTATAAAGGAAATACATATATCGCATGACATGGAAAGTGTGTTAAGAAGGGTATTAATATAGAAATTACAAACCACGTAGATCCCTTTTGTTTCTAAAGCAAAGCTTAAACTACAAATATAAGTTGCTACTTCTTTCTTCCTCATTCTAGAAAGCTAGATCCCTCCTCTGGTTTGTCTGTTTTCTCATCATTATTTCATCTCCTTGTATTTTAGTTGTTGTGGAGCAGGAACAGCAGcagacacagagaaaaccaCAGATCTTCTGTCATCCAACCTCTCCATCTTCTCACTGAACAGTGGGAGAAACCCTCGTGTTGTCATGGCTGTGAACATCCTGCAGGATATGCTGTACAGGTTAGCACTTTGTGCATGTGTCTACAGCTTTGACAATATGTTggaatgacataaaaaaaacagggtaacactttatttgaagggggtgaataagactgacatgacactttcataaaaacctgttatgaacatgaataagccttcatgaatatttatgagtgttgtcataaagcgtcattcatAACAGTattatttcttgttattttaatgtttgtgtgttaATCTTATTTGGTCTCTTATCCTCAGGTATCACGGTCAGATTGGTGCCAACCTGATACTGGGAGGAGTGGACTGTACTGGTAACCACCTGTACACTGTGGGTCCATATGGAGATGTAAATAAGGTCCCTTACCTTGCAATGGGTATGAAATATAATTCTGCCTAATAAAAAGTATTACATTATTACCAACATGTATCCCTTAtgttaaaaagctgcagatatgccctttttgttgtttaagtAATTGAAACATGTTCTTCATGTATTGTcttgtgtcattttgttttttaatatgctagaataattttttgtttttatattcaagCTAAGATTAAATAACGTCAGTTTCGAATCGTATTATTTTGTGTTCATACAGGATCAGGTGATCTGGCTGCTCTTGGGATTTTAGAAGATGGGTTCAAACACAACCTAGAggtattttaaaatgcttctttcCACTTGGTGAAATACTATTTTTTCTGTCACTCAATATCATCCACAAAATtatttcaccctgtggtttacTCCACTATATTGCAGTTCAGTCTTTGTCTGCTCATTTCCTtctttctcagatttttttcctctctctctcagctggAAGAGGCGAAGGAGTTGGTAAGATCGTCCGTCCACGCAGGCATCATGAGTGACCTCGGCTCAGGCAACAACATCGACATCTGTGTCATCACCAAGCAAGGAGTGGACTACATCAGGCCCTACCAGGAGTCAGAGTACAAAGATGAGAGGTAGACTTGTATAACTCTGAGTAATTCTCTGCAAAGGCTTTTAGAAGAGTggaatttaattagtttttaaatgtgtcttcaaaacacttttcttttgcaaatatttctcaGGATGGTTTCTCAATTTGTGcctgtttatgttttgaattttgaacAAGTTGCCACTTTATTgtgcaaagcaaaaatgttaaattaagaTGTATATTAGaagtattttacatttattacatcATGTAAggtaaaatatgattttgtgATAAATGTTTAACACATTTCAACTATACAGTACAGTGTGAATGAGAAATGTCATAAATTATGTTCAA
Above is a window of Poecilia reticulata strain Guanapo unplaced genomic scaffold, Guppy_female_1.0+MT scaffold_343, whole genome shotgun sequence DNA encoding:
- the LOC103460925 gene encoding proteasome subunit beta type-7-like, producing MALSTVLETPGAGFNFENATRNAALEGLFEGGQTPKPLKTGTTIAGVVFKDGVVLGADTRATSSEVVADKMCEKIHFISPNMYCCGAGTAADTEKTTDLLSSNLSIFSLNSGRNPRVVMAVNILQDMLYRYHGQIGANLILGGVDCTGNHLYTVGPYGDVNKVPYLAMGSGDLAALGILEDGFKHNLELEEAKELVRSSVHAGIMSDLGSGNNIDICVITKQGVDYIRPYQESEYKDERKMKYKYRSGTTKVLTEKVVPLKLEVVQETVQKMDIA